Genomic segment of Drosophila ananassae strain 14024-0371.13 chromosome 2L, ASM1763931v2, whole genome shotgun sequence:
ACGGTCCGCGACAGCAGCGCCGAAGCTCTCGGCACCCTCATGAAGCTGATGGGTGAGAAGGCAGTGGCGCCTTTGCTGACCGACATAGATCCCCTCAAAATGGGAAAGATCAAAGAGAGCCACGACAAGGCGGAGATCAAGATAAAGGTTGCCGGCCCCAAAAAGGAGGCTCGACCTGCCTCAGCTCCACCGGTCAAGGCTGCTGCTCCCGCCAAGGCAGCAGCCGGCAGTGCGGAGCCGAAGCCTGTAACTCGACCCGCCACCACAGGGGCACGCAAAGTGGTGAAGAAAGCATCTGGCGGCCCATCTGGCGGTGGTGCATCTGGCGGAGGTGCAGTCGCAGCTGCCAAAGGATCGGGCAAGGCCCTGGCAACGGAGAGAGAGCTGGCACCCGAAGAGGTCCAGGCCAAGGCCGAAGAATTTCTGCCGGCGGATATCCTCAGTGGTCTCGTGGACTCTAACTGGAAAAATCGTCTTGCATCTGTGGAACAACTCATGGGCGATATAACCAGTTACGATGCCAAGCAGGCGGGGATATCCCAAATATTGATCCGCACAATCAGCGGACGCAAGCCTGGACTCAAGGAGATGAACTTTCAGGTGAGAAGACTAAagagttttaattttaattgcgaATAAAATCCAAATCGAATGTCTTTCTGTCTCAATAGTTTCTATAGACCATTTTAGGAACAAAACCTGTTTTTCCGTCATGGCTATAATTAAGACATCCAACTTATGCGgtgatttaattatttttcaggTGCTCAAGTTTAAATTGGATGTTATACGCAGTGTGGCTGAAAACTATCCGCTGACCACAACAACTGTGGACCAGGTGATCAACGAAATAACCGAGAAACTTGCCGACGCCAAAAATGGCGCCGCAGCCTCCGATGTCCTCACCGCTTTTGCGGAAGCCACCAAACTGGAATACGTTGTGGGCAAAGTGCTGACATTTGCCTTTGAGCAGAAGTCACCCAAAGTCCAGTCGGAGGCGTTTAATTGGGTCAACAAGTCCATCACCGAGTTCGGCTTCCAGCTGCAGCCCAAAACCCTGATCGAAGACGTTCGCAAAGGTGTTCAGAGCACAAATCCTACGGTACGCGGCGCGGCCATCCAACTAGTGGGCACCATGTCCATGTACATGGGCAATGCCCTGATGATGTTCTTCGACAGCGAGAAGCCGGCTCTAAAGTCCCAGATTCAGGCCGAGTTCGACAAGAATCTGGGCGAGAAACCGCCGAAGCCGGTGCGTGGCGTTCAGAAGGCtagtggaggaggaggtgccAGCAACTCCGCGGAGAATGAGGAAGAGGAGGGCGGTGCCGTCGAAGAGGAACCCATCAACATGGCGGATCTCTTGCCGCGCGTCGATATTGCTCCACAGATCACGGAGACCCTGCTGAAGGAAATGTCCGACAAGGACTGGAAGGCTCGCAATGAAGGGCTGACGAAGCTGCAGGCGATCATCTCCGAGGCGCGCCTGATCAAGCCCAGTATCGGGGACTTGGCCCCAGCGTTGGCGCATCGCCTAGTTGACTCCAATGCAAAGATCGCGCAGACGGCGCTCTCCATTTGCGAGCAGCTGGCCACAGCCATGGGCGCCGGCTGCCGAAGCTATGTGCGCACTCTTTTCCCGGGATTCCTGCACGCCTTGGGAGACAACAAGAGCTTCGTGCGGGCCGCCGCCCTGAACTGCATCAATTGCTTTGGGGAGAAGGGCGGCTACAAGGAGTTCTTCGAAGCGGAGATGATTGCCGATGCCCTCAAGGGTGGATCTCCAGCTCTGAAGTCTGAGCTGTGGGCCTGGCTGGCGGATAAGCTGCCTGGTCTGCCGCCAAAGTCAGTGTCCAAGGAGGATCTGCATGCCATGGTGCCGCATCTGTATGCCCACATCTGCGATCGGAATGCGGACGTGCGCAAAAACGCAAACGAGGCTGTTCTGGGCATCATGATCCACCTGGGCTACGAAGCCCTGGTACGAGCTCTGGATAAGCAGAAGCCGGCATCGAAGAAGGACATTTCGGCGGCCCTGGATAAGGCGCGACCCAATCTTCCAGTGAAACCCCTACCCAAGGGCAAGCAGCAGGCACCCATTCCCGAAGAGCCCAAGGCTAAGACGGTACGCGGTGGAGGTGGCGCTGCCAACAGCGGCGCAGCTGGAGGTATTCAAAAGAGTGCATCGGCGCGATCGGCCGGAGGACAGGACAAACAGCCGGCACCGACGCGCAAGAAGGACGAGGACGTCGACACCTCGCCACTACTGGCGATAAACAATGCAAAGAACCAGCGTCTGCTGGATGAGCAGAAGATGCGGGTGCTCAAGTGGACTTTCACGACGCCGCGCGAAGAGTTCACCGAGCTGCTGCGCGAGCAAATGATGGCCGCGAATGTCAACAAGGCTTTATTGGCCAACATGTTCCACGACGATTTTCGGTAAGATTTGGCTTTAAATCCCTATTGGACATCTTTATAATAATTCCTTTTCTTTCGTCCAGCTATCACTTAAAAGTCATTGAGCAGTTGAGCGATGATCTGGCTGAGAACAGCAAGGCCTTGGTATGCAATCTGGACCTGATACTGAAATGGCTCACTCTGCGTTTCTACGATACGAACCCTTCTGTGCTGATTAAGGGTCTCGACTATCTGGTGCAGGTCTTCCAGATGCTCATCGACATTGAGTACATCCTGGCCGAAAACGAGGGCAGCTGCTTTGTGCCCCACCTTCTGCTGAAGGTGAGCTTATTGGGAGGATGTGAGAATCCagaataaagtatatattctcCTTTTAGATTGGAGACCCCAAGGATGCCGTTAGGAATGGAGTGCGAAGGGTTTTGCGTCAAGTTATCCTGGTCTTCCCCTTCGCAAAGGTCTTTGGCTACGTAATGGAGGGCCTCAAGTCGAAGAACGCTCGCCAACGTACCGAGTGTCTGGACGAGCTGACCTTCCTGATCGAATCGTACGGCATGAACATATGCCCTCCGGCAGCGGTGCGAGAGATTGCTCGCCAGATCTCCGATCGGGACAACTCTGTGCGCAGTGCCGCTCTCAACTGCGTCGTCCAGATATTCTTCCTTGCCGGCGAGAAGACCTACAAGATGATTGGCCAGCTGAATGAAAAGGATCTGTCTATGCTGGACGAACGCATTAAGCGGGCCAAGAAGACAAAGAAACCGGCGCCTCCACCCGTCGTTGAGGGGCCCAGCGGGACTAGACCTTCGGTCGTTCCCCAGCAGGACAGCATTGAGATCGAGGATGCAGTGGTGGGCAACGGATGCGATGAGCTGCCTCCGCCGGACGATGAGGGGTAAGTGTACGGGGTGGGACTGGTCAGATTCTAAAGCACTATCTTAAGACCTAGCTACAGCCTCCTAACCCAACCACTCAGCTTGGTGAGTGCCCTGATCAGCCGAGGGTTGGAAACTACTGCCGGCTTTATGAGTCAGGCCCTGTCGCACCAAGGCAGGTCCCAGGCGGGTTCAAGACCATCAAAAATACCCATTGGACTGATCCAAAAGAGCTGGAATGAGAAGCATGTGTGACACATGcgtcttttatatatattttgttacaTGTACTATATAGAAGTTCTGAATACAACTTCAGATAACCCATAAGGTGCTAGAcatgccatttttttttaattttgaaagtttttttattgggttattgaatttaatttcaaacaaTAATCAGTAACagtatagagttaaaaaaatatagataatGTTTTAAAAAGAATTCCTTCCTAGACACTTCCATGGGGAGAGGTGTTTAATAGTATATGTGTGTTCCTGAAAGTGGTTTCCAACCTCGGATATATCCCAGTAGCCTTACTTTTGTTTACCCTGTTGATTTCTGTtgattttggttttatttctTACCCACTCTCAGTTTGCAGCGGGCGTTGAATGCGCGTGGGCAGAGCAACCTGGCGGAGCGGAGTGCCACCAGCGTGGTATCATACTTGAACTCCCTGACTCGGCAGGCGTAATGTGGCTTTCATTTTTTACTTTGTGTTGTTTTGAgttcgtttttgttttgtgtgctGCTTGCTGGcgtgtgtttttgtttgtcgCAGTCGCCTATGCCCTTCCTGTCGGCCCTGTTGGGGCTATGCTTTGCATGTTACTGGCACAGTTGTGTTTAACTAGTTGGGCTTAACTAACACAATCGTTCTTTTTTCTCCCCAATAACCAAACACATTCGCAGGACATTTGATCAGGCGCCGTCGTCGCAGCTGCTCCTCTTACAACAGCAACTGGCTCAATTACAGCAGCAGGCCCAGCTGCAGAAGCCCAGCGGTCCCTTCGGACTGGACCCGCAGGTGATAAATGAGATTGAAAAGGATTGGGTCCGTGTGGACCAAATGGAACTGAAGTCGGTGACGAATGTGGACATCTCTGCGCTTGACGAGTCAATCAAGATACGGGCCGTTGCAGGCGGAGTGCAGTATCCTCAGGAGAAGTTCGATCGCTTGATTTCGCGCCAGCATTACCTTCAACAGACCCTGACCACATCCCCATCCTCGGCTGGTGGCGGGGCTAGTGGTATCTCGCCCTACCGCAGTCCCATGCGCCTGCAACTTCAGCAACAGCCCCAGCAAATGGACAATAACATGCCGAAGTAAGTATTCTTACTCCTTTTCTCTAGCAGTCTCTGAAATAGTTTCTTTTCTTCCACAGTTTGGCCGATGTGCTGCCCAAGCATGATCCTCAGCTGGTGAAGGTCATCAAGTCGGTCAGCAGCACAGACACCTTGAAGGCACGTGCGGCCATTAATGAGCTGGCCGCCATAATCGAATCTCCCGAGAAGCAGGCCGTGCTCCGAGACTACGAAGAAATATTCATACAGAATGTGCTGGCACAGCTAAAGGTGAGTACTTCTTTTCGAGCCTTTTCATTTCACTAATAGAATGGATTGCCCTTCCAGAATCTCTCTCAGATGCCTTCGGCCCAGTCCGTGGTGGTTTACCAGCCACTATTGTCCATATTATACACCTTTTTCCATGCCAACATTCTGGGCAAGACGCTGAGCGTTGCCTGCATTAAAAATCTCATGTCATCGCTGCTGAATCTAATGGCTGATCCGAAACTGGCCGTGGGGGATGACAGCCAGTACAACAAGGTGATCAACGGCATTTGCCTTAAAGTGCTGGACAAAGTAGACTTTACGAATTTAAACTGGTTAGTTATAAAAGACTAAAAATTGCTAGGTGACTCTAATCAAGGTCTTTTTCGAACAGTGCTCTTATCCGATTGCTGCGCGAGACTTGTCCAGAAGCGAAGCTGCCAAAGTTCACAGATCTTCTAATGAAGTGCATCTGGCGGAATGTGAAAATGCTGCCGGAGCGCAGCAATGAGCTGAACTACGATGCTGTCATATTGGAAGTCCACGAGTTCATGCTGGCCCTACCCAGCACCTGGTGGCAGAACCGTCCGTCGGACACCCCGATGCGCACCATCAAGACCATTCTGCACAACATGGCTAAAGTGAAGGGAAATGCCATCCTCCAGCATCTCAACCAGATACCCACACATTCGGAGCTGCACACGTATCTGATACGCATCCTTAAGGTTTGTAGTGATCGTAACTTCTTTATGATCTTTACTTTAGTTATACCATGTGTTTTATACAGAATTTCCAAAAGGATGGATCTGTAACTGCTTCTGGAGCATCACCACAAAGAGCCAAGGAGATCGCCTCTAAGCGTATTTCGCACCAGACTCACGACACAGTATCTCAGATCTTCAAGCTAATCTCTGACCGAGATACAAAGCAGCAAGGTCTGCAAAAGCTTTACGACTTCAAGGTTTGTCTTGTCTGGGTGTTCTTATGGATATGGATTATAGAATAAAGTAAATTTTTGCAGAAACAAAACCCCGAAATTGACCTTAGCACCTTCCTGCAAGGTTCAAGTGCCACTTTCCACAAGTACATCGAGGAGGGGCTGGCCGAAATCGAACGTAGTCACCATACCGACACCGGCACACAGGCGCCGGATAATCGTACAGGTAAGAGCGCCTCATAGATCATTTAACACCGCGAATGCATCTACTAACCCCACGCACACCAACTTACATTTATACGCGACCCACTGCAGCAGCTACCCGTTCTTATCTCACAGATGCCAACCACCAGAACACCGCCCACGATGCCGACTTCTGGATGGATCGTCTGCAGTATCATCTGAGTGGAGGCGGTGTGGGCGGCAAGCTGTCCTCCGGCCGCTCCGCAGATGATGGCTCCCATATGCTGGACAACAAGGTGGCCGACGAGAATCTGTGCCTGAACTCAATTAACTCTCAGAAGGCGTCCCTCATCAAGCGCGATGTGAGTTGATCTATCAGCATTACTAAGTGGATATCTAAAATGTCATTGATTTTCAGAAGCGGGACATGTCGCCGAACCGGTTGCAGCACCTCCAGGCCAAGTTGGCCCAGATCAAGAAGGAGAATCACGTCTAATTAGTTGGGCTAAGGCTTCCGGAGGCTGGAAATCCTAAGCTATACATATAAGATaccgaaacagaaacaggCAATGACGCCCAAACATAAAGCGAGCAAGGCCTCGTTTACTACATgatcatttattatttaacatAGTTGTATGCTTTTCAAGTCGGcacatctatatatatatatttacgtaAATAATGTTTAGTAACAAGAGCAGCAGCGAGTGTCGAAAGCAGATTAACAACAGTAACAATAATTAACAGATCACACTATAACTACTATGCCTACTCCAAACTATATATTGTACTTGTTCTAATATAACAATTGATCGGTCTAATGTATTAGCACTGAGTTGTGTTCTGTATGCGATTCAATTTGAATTGACTCGATTGGCCGAGCTGAGATTGAGATTTAGATCCTGATTTACCCTGTAATTGTGACTGTGACTGTGACTGTAACTGCGACCGGGTTCCATTTTAGATCGCTTGTTAGTTTAAATTATCAGTTATCAGTGAATTATCAGCAGCAGAGTGTTAATGGTTTGTGTTTTGCATCGCTCTCTGCACCGCTAGGATCGGTTCTTGTTATGTCTGGTTATGTTTTCCACACTCAACACGCCTCAAATTGTTTCAAGCCAAGCGTGGGGCTCAGTGCGCGCTAAAAACTCTAATTTATACTCGTATTAGCTAACAGTAGTTTTTACCAAATAGCAGTTACcctttaacttttttttagttCAGTAAGACCCGTTCAGTTTTATCTTCACACATCCCTCCCAAACACACCACACCCACTCACACATCCTCACAAATATACACTGATTTTTAAGCAGCTGGCACGCAGGACACGCTGGATAACAAACACATAGGACACGCGAGCGTATTTTTGTAACATCCTCATGAACTATATGCGAAAATAAatgttatatttataattcagCCATCCTTGCCTTTCTTTTTAATCGGCCACTGGCACCACATCCTCCGTGATTTCAGTGAGCAGCTCGTCATCCTCTCCGTCCTCGCCGCCCTTGGAGGTCTTGGAGTAGCGCGATGAGATGGTGGCCACACGAATGGCTGCCTTGAAGCCGACGCGAGCCTTCATCTTGGCCAGTTTGGCCTTCCAGTTCTCGTCTCGCGACGGCAAGTCGTTGAGGTACTCGATCATCTCCTCCTTTTTGGGATCCACTATGGCCAGCACCGACATGCATCCGTCCACAGTTCCCAGGACAATTGCCCGCCCGTCCTTGCTGCTCTTGATCGCCGTCAGTTCGGCCTGCAGCCTGTAGTTGGCTATCATCTCGGTGTCACCGGTGCGGAAGACTCGAATGGTCTTCCGTCCGCTATGATAATAGGCCACATACTCGTCGTTTTCCGTAAAGATGCAGATCACCGAGAACACGCCTTCCGCCACCTTGGGAATGAAGGTCTTCACAGTGGTTCCCTTCCGCAGTTCCAGCATCTCCAGACCGCCCCGCGTCGGAGCATACAGACCGCACTTTCCATCCCGAGTGATGCTGCCGCCCCACTTAGGAACGGAGCGCACGTGCTTCTTGGTTTTGATGTCCATAACGCTGCCCTTCTCGCTGCTAATCACCGCCACCTGGTTGGCCTTGTGCGGCATAGGGACAAGAGAGATCACCTCCTTAATGGAGCATCCCTTCAGCAGGATCTTGGACACGAAAGCTCCGTTCGCGGCGCTGTACACGCCCAGGCAGTCCTTGTTGGACTTGTCCACTGTCACCACCACAATGTATGCGTTGTCTGCCGTAATCACAGATTGCCGGAAGGGCATGCCCGTGATCATCCGGATGGGAAAGTCAAATCGGAAGAGGATTTGGCCCTCTGTAAGGAATAAAtatgaatttaattaaaggTTACAGGATCTCTTTGAAGAAACTACTTCACCTGGCACAGATCTCATCGTTGTAATGGCTGTAAGTCGATTGGCTTCATCTCCTGCTCCTCCGGCAGCTGCCGCCAGGATATCCCGCTGATTGATGTTCGGAACGGAAACGGTGAGCACCTTATATCCGTAGTCCATGAGCGTTATCTGCTGGATTCCGGGCTGGTCGTCTCTGTAGACCACCTGTTCGGAGACACGATTCCAGATGAGGAACTTTCCGGTCTCCGAGGATATGATGTAACGTCCGTCCGGTGTGATTTCTGCGTGGGTGACAATGGCGCCCAAAGGACTGTCGGCCAGCTTGGCCAGCAGACGGCCGGAACGTGTCTCCCAGACTCCCACACAGCTTCTAGTGACTGTGACCGCCATGTCCACCTCCGAGAGACTGATATCATCGATCTGCAGCTCATGCCGGTCGATGACGTGCACCTTTTCGAAGATATTGTTTATGTTCCACACCTTCACCGATCGATcgatggaggaggtgaccaggTTGTTCCAGTTTCCAATCGTCAACGGCTCCAGCTGGATGATGCGGCCAAAGTGGGCGTCCAGCACCTTGGCCAGCTGCCCGGAGCTGAGGCACCACACGTACAGATTTTTGCGCACTCCGGCCACGGCGTAATCCAATCGGGAGCTGACCATGATGGAGTTGGACTGCATAATGCGGGTGGTAATGTTGCGCACTCCGTGGGGCAGCGGCAGATACAATGCAATGTCCGTAAGACGCGACTCCACCTCCGAATCCTTTTTGCGACCACCGAAGTCCCAGATAACGAAACCCTTCCCAGCCGTTCCCAGCAGCATACGGTCGTGCTGGTCCAGCCGCAGTTGCAGGAGCATCTCCTTGTCGTCGTTCTCGAATCGCGGCAGGTTCTCCACCAAACTCCAGCGAATCTCGCCGGTTTCCGCATCTTCGATGAAGTCGAAGACCGATACCTCAAAGTTCTCCTCGTTGGCACAGCCATATGCTCGGGTCCGTCCCTTGTTCATCACCATGGCGCTAAAGAATTTCTGAGAATTGGAGTAGTTGCTACCACGACACGAGTCCAGTCTCAGGCGCATTTCATTGATGGATCCCGACCAGAATACGACATTGTAGTCCGTTGGGGTGAAGAATTCCATATCTAAATGTAAGGAATAATTTCAAGGATTATTAAGAACAGATTACTTCCTAAATATGTAGGATTACTTACTCAGAATCTCCCAATCGTTGTTATCGCCAGGCACCTCAAAGGTGTCCACCAGGTTCCCACGCATATCGAACTGAGCCCATCGTAGTTTGCAAGTGATAAATAGGCTTTTGAAAAGATATAATATGAGTTATACGTTAGGATGATACTTCAGGGCAAACCCACTTTTGATTGAGAAGATAGAGTCCGCTGACTGGTCCATGGGACTCCTCGAAAGGACTGTTGATCACCACAAACTCGCTGGAGAGCATGTTGAGGAGCACTGTCTGGTTGTTGTTGGAGTAGGCGGCGGCCCACTTGTTGTCCGGGCTCAGGACGAGCTGTTGCATGATGCCTTCGATGCCAGGATTCACATCCCGAGTCAGATCCGAGGTGGACAAGTCGAAGGTGATGAAGTGCGTGGAAATGGAGACCATGTAGCGCATGTCGCTGGTGAGGCAAAAGGCGAAGACTGCAAATTGGTGACCCTCCAAGGAGTACTAGAAATAAAATGgattttttaaacttaatcATAATGCATTTTTTGAAGTCCTACCTTCAAAGGACCTCCTGGTGTATGAAGGCAATGATTAACCGGAATGAGGGCACAATCCTTGGGACCACAGCGATCGCAAGCCCGCAGCAACATCTTTATATTCGGATTACCCCCGATCTCGGGCAGCAAGCGACCAATGAGCTGGGGTGCCAACATATTTGGGTAAATGGCCAGGATAGCGCCACCCAAGCGCAGGGCATCCGCTACCAGCATTAGTTCTCTTTTGGCCTCCTTGTCATCCGTATTGGTAGAGGCATCCTCGAAGTCGGCTAggactgcctgcaaaggacaGCTGGACAGCTTGGCGTGAAGCCAGTCGTAGTTGAAGAGGACATGCTCGAAGAGATCCTTGAACCGGCGAGAGCGGACAAAATGGAAAGGAAGCTCACCAAACTAAGGGGAAAAATATGATTAGTAGACGGTTTCAGAACCAAAATATCGGAGAACCCACCTTCCGTAGATTATATCTTTTGGAGAGGCCATCCTTGCTAGTAAATACCAGCGGTTGGATGGGCACTTTACGATCAGCGGAGCCCTCCTTGTCCGCCAAGCCGAAGCGATGCCGCTGAATCTCCGTAAACTTGAAGGGCTTGGGCACTCCACCACCCCAAATGCCAAGATAATAATCTGCAATCATGGAGTGGAAGTAAATGGCCATGTTCATGTTCTTGAAGTAGCGCTCCTTGGCGGTGTCCCGAAACTGGCGATGGTACCAGTTCATCACGTTCACCCCGTCCGCCTCGCGTTCACTCAGATAGTTGGGCAGATCATTGCGGATACGGGTCCAGAGCAGGGGAGGAATACGCCGCACCGGAGGCATGTGGTACTGATAGACGTCGTCCAGCACCTTGTCATCCAATGAAATGAGATCCTCCAGCTCGCTCTCGGATAGCCCAGACTTAGAAGCAGTGATATAGGCCAGAGCATGGAAGACCAGGATGCGGCCGTGCTGCTTCTCCACCCGCTCGAACAGCAGCATAATGGAGTCCATGACCGTGTTGGCCAGGTGCGTCTCCTGGGGACGCGTGTAGCTACGCCAGCGGCAGATCTCGGCAAAGACGAGCTTCACGAATATGGGCAGGGAGCACTTGCTGATGGCATTCGCCACAAGACGCCACTGGTAGTTGTTCAGATCCCGGCACGCCGTCTTCATCCACATCTTGATCACGTTCATCGCCAGCTCCTCGCCCAAGGCCGTCACCTCAATGAAGTTCTCCTCCACGTCGATCATCTTGCACAGGACATGGTACTCGTGGGAGACCGTTGGATTCGCCGGCTCATTGGCGCACGAGATGATGATCTGGAAGCAGTCAATAACGCATCTGGTATACTAGATCTCGGACTTGGTTGTTGAGAAAGTTGGACTTAAAACCATGCGAGGATCGCCTCATGCAGAACGGCCTCCTTAAGGTGTCGTTTTGGGTGAGGTGTTTGCATTACACTTTCTTAGTGGCTGTTTGCGAGTGATTTTGCTTAGCACGCACAGGTCAAGCAATTGGAAGAACTTACACAGTTTCCCATTCGGGATTTGGGGCATGCAGGTGGTATGTACAGGGAATAGGGATTTCATGCGGGCTACCTAAGTACATTATAGGTCCTAAAGATATATCATACAGGTCCTATAAGATCTCACAAATACTATGTATTAAGTATATCATATAGGATCTAGGATATATCATACAGagatacaaaatatttctGCCTCTCTGCCCGGATTATGAAGCCTATCTATCTATAGTTTAATTAATCAATTCCATAAACTTTCTTATGAAAAGAAgactttatattttatgagtcctgaaaaactttaaaaccaATATCTATAGTTTAGACTTAAAAAGAATATACTATTGTATAAGTCTACTAATTCGACAATtgtataacattttttaactgaatgaataataaaatctaaCCTTATAACTAAATCTGAAATCCGAAgctctttttaaaaatattgaagacCGAAAAGAGCAAATAGATCTTTGTGCTGAGGAGGTATATTAAGTGGATAGCGAAAATATCATGCAAATAGTTTTTACAGTGAGAGACCATGCATTAGAGaaagtatattttaaaatatttaagaatatcaTGCAGTTGTTATTTACAAATACTTGTTTTGGATGACAAGTCAAATTTGCGTTAGTAGCGGACTGTAACTGGAGTCCAAAACCTGACCGTAGAACTTAAGATCACGGCGCTCACCTTGCAGTGCGGCGGCAGGCGTGTGGGTATCCAGGATACCTTGTTCGAGTCTTGGGTGCCCGTCAGCTGGTCGACTGAGTCGAGGTACAGGGTCAGTGGCTGGGTGGGGCTGGCGTAAGTTAGTAATTGCTTAAAGTGTGCTGTTAAGGGGACAAGATCATCGGGTATGTTCTCGAAGGGTAGCATGTAGTTGTAAGATATCTACAggatattgtatttttttttttcgttttgtcGGGGAGTATATGAGTGAGAGTGGTAgagtttggaagaaaatttagtTGGATTAGTTTGGAGTTAGCTCAAGCTCAAGGGGCTTGGTTAtggttttggatttggattcACTTCACCTGCTGGCAAATGGAAATCAGGGTGGCCGTCAAGGCACTGGAGTCCGGCGTGGTGCCCAGGAAACGGATGACATTGATGGGCCGGGCGTGGACGAACCACTCGGTGGCCACGAGGGAAGCGCTCTTGGAGAGGAGCGAGGTCTTGCCGCAGCCTCCGTCGCCGAAAAGGACAAGTGGCTTATCTGAATCCCCCAGCATATAGCGCTTGATACGTTCGCAACTTTCTTCGCGTCCGTAGAATATCTTCACCGAATTGTTGCAAGCATGCAAATGCTGAAGGATCTCAGTTACTATCTGCCCCTG
This window contains:
- the LOC6494166 gene encoding NACHT and WD repeat domain-containing protein 2, translated to MDDRTIDSIFLGSLESLPPVSSKIVRIFTSSTFTDTTMERNTLMAKCYPRIKDYCREKHGLEFQVVDMRWGVRDEATDDHMTTELCMREIKNCQRLSMGPNFIVFLGQKYGYRPIPTYIVSSELALICEELTSMGVDRALLDLWYKKDSNAVPPISVLQPISSILINFNNKRVPKLQAEDQAVWWDTLNKMQKLLRKAAASLGASNKMSKDDVHNYFMSVTEREVINGILNVKNTKNHCLAYVRYINNINLQNLKKASLFVDIINRSLDTESAKLLGDLRDTRLPAKIEASNAQKYTVEWIGREGLDIETHEEYLNHFISHFYKNVVKLVDRAMRKEDSSAQGQIVTEILQHLHACNNSVKIFYGREESCERIKRYMLGDSDKPLVLFGDGGCGKTSLLSKSASLVATEWFVHARPINVIRFLGTTPDSSALTATLISICQQISYNYMLPFENIPDDLVPLTAHFKQLLTYASPTQPLTLYLDSVDQLTGTQDSNKVSWIPTRLPPHCKIIISCANEPANPTVSHEYHVLCKMIDVEENFIEVTALGEELAMNVIKMWMKTACRDLNNYQWRLVANAISKCSLPIFVKLVFAEICRWRSYTRPQETHLANTVMDSIMLLFERVEKQHGRILVFHALAYITASKSGLSESELEDLISLDDKVLDDVYQYHMPPVRRIPPLLWTRIRNDLPNYLSEREADGVNVMNWYHRQFRDTAKERYFKNMNMAIYFHSMIADYYLGIWGGGVPKPFKFTEIQRHRFGLADKEGSADRKVPIQPLVFTSKDGLSKRYNLRKFGELPFHFVRSRRFKDLFEHVLFNYDWLHAKLSSCPLQAVLADFEDASTNTDDKEAKRELMLVADALRLGGAILAIYPNMLAPQLIGRLLPEIGGNPNIKMLLRACDRCGPKDCALIPVNHCLHTPGGPLKYSLEGHQFAVFAFCLTSDMRYMVSISTHFITFDLSTSDLTRDVNPGIEGIMQQLVLSPDNKWAAAYSNNNQTVLLNMLSSEFVVINSPFEESHGPVSGLYLLNQNLFITCKLRWAQFDMRGNLVDTFEVPGDNNDWEILNMEFFTPTDYNVVFWSGSINEMRLRLDSCRGSNYSNSQKFFSAMVMNKGRTRAYGCANEENFEVSVFDFIEDAETGEIRWSLVENLPRFENDDKEMLLQLRLDQHDRMLLGTAGKGFVIWDFGGRKKDSEVESRLTDIALYLPLPHGVRNITTRIMQSNSIMVSSRLDYAVAGVRKNLYVWCLSSGQLAKVLDAHFGRIIQLEPLTIGNWNNLVTSSIDRSVKVWNINNIFEKVHVIDRHELQIDDISLSEVDMAVTVTRSCVGVWETRSGRLLAKLADSPLGAIVTHAEITPDGRYIISSETGKFLIWNRVSEQVVYRDDQPGIQQITLMDYGYKVLTVSVPNINQRDILAAAAGGAGDEANRLTAITTMRSVPEGQILFRFDFPIRMITGMPFRQSVITADNAYIVVVTVDKSNKDCLGVYSAANGAFVSKILLKGCSIKEVISLVPMPHKANQVAVISSEKGSVMDIKTKKHVRSVPKWGGSITRDGKCGLYAPTRGGLEMLELRKGTTVKTFIPKVAEGVFSVICIFTENDEYVAYYHSGRKTIRVFRTGDTEMIANYRLQAELTAIKSSKDGRAIVLGTVDGCMSVLAIVDPKKEEMIEYLNDLPSRDENWKAKLAKMKARVGFKAAIRVATISSRYSKTSKGGEDGEDDELLTEITEDVVPVAD